One genomic region from Haloarcula taiwanensis encodes:
- a CDS encoding dihydropteroate synthase, which translates to MEFHEAANFLFELRRFAPRPGTDATQDLLSSLGDPQEGLRCVQIAGSNGKGSTARMVERTLREAGLDVGLYTSPHLDDVRERIRINGRKLSEAALVEFVEAIRTYVTEQGAANDSPTFFETMTAMALWEFDRQDVDVAVLEVGIGGRYDATSVVDPVASAVTSVTLEHTDILGDTVAEIAHDKAHVAPEDAPLVTGTTGDALAAVREVAGDVVTVGEGDDDVTATYNGREGLEGSVSVDGSDWSVDTYLPLLGAHQAQNAGIAATLCQQVADISQTDLERGLRNAHWPGRFEVMNESPLVVLDGAHNPGSIERTAETLSSFDYDDLHVVIGAMVDKDHERIAAALPDPDHVVACQPNVDRAESHRVVAAAVENATDATVETRSDVAGALDIALDAAEAGDAVLVVGSLYAVREARTNWSRSLVPKQVDSLAEARETMESAHVTAAGTQRMRGKGVHRVLRTRVQPRQAQYLKEELLSLGGECAISGLSGQDEEAIDVVMMATMAQYRRLAEKLDGQSDGLASFADELRAALSIQQPERDTSTVYPWDDSTAVMGICNITPDSFHDGGEYNAVEDAVARAEQMVEAGADILDIGGESTRPGAEPVPVEEEIDRVVPVIEALSELDVAISVDTRKAPVARAALDAGADILNDVSGLEDPEMRLVAAEYDVPVVVMHSIETPVDPDSDIHYDDVVEDCIDQLTERVLLAEKAGLDRDQIIVDPGIGFGKSATESFELLDRLPEFEALGCPILVGHSHKSLFRLAGQEAGDCLEATIAGTTLAAERGADIVRVHDVPENVAAVRVAEAARDPQKFED; encoded by the coding sequence ATGGAGTTCCACGAGGCCGCGAACTTCCTCTTCGAGTTGCGCCGGTTCGCCCCACGACCCGGTACTGATGCCACGCAGGACCTGCTCTCGTCGCTCGGTGACCCACAGGAGGGACTTCGCTGCGTCCAGATTGCGGGGTCCAACGGGAAGGGGTCCACCGCGCGGATGGTCGAACGAACGTTGCGGGAAGCCGGCCTCGATGTCGGGCTGTACACCTCGCCGCATCTCGACGACGTGCGCGAGCGGATTCGTATCAACGGCCGGAAACTCTCCGAGGCCGCCCTCGTCGAGTTCGTTGAAGCGATCCGGACGTACGTGACCGAACAGGGCGCGGCCAACGACTCGCCTACCTTCTTCGAGACGATGACCGCGATGGCGCTGTGGGAGTTCGACCGTCAGGACGTAGACGTCGCGGTGCTGGAAGTCGGTATCGGCGGTCGGTACGACGCTACAAGCGTGGTCGACCCAGTCGCCAGCGCTGTCACGTCCGTAACGCTCGAACACACAGACATTCTCGGCGATACTGTCGCGGAAATCGCCCACGACAAGGCCCACGTCGCCCCCGAAGACGCTCCACTGGTGACCGGAACGACCGGCGACGCGCTCGCGGCCGTCCGCGAGGTTGCCGGCGATGTTGTGACTGTCGGAGAGGGCGACGACGACGTGACGGCGACGTATAACGGTCGCGAGGGACTGGAAGGGTCGGTCTCGGTCGACGGTTCCGACTGGAGCGTCGATACCTACCTCCCGCTGCTGGGCGCACACCAGGCGCAGAACGCCGGAATCGCAGCCACGCTGTGCCAGCAAGTCGCGGACATCTCACAGACGGACCTCGAACGGGGCCTGCGAAACGCCCACTGGCCCGGTCGGTTCGAGGTGATGAACGAGTCGCCACTGGTCGTTCTCGACGGGGCACACAACCCCGGAAGCATCGAGCGCACCGCCGAAACGCTGTCCTCGTTCGACTACGACGACCTCCACGTCGTCATCGGCGCGATGGTCGACAAGGACCACGAGCGCATCGCCGCGGCGTTACCGGACCCGGACCACGTCGTCGCCTGCCAGCCCAACGTCGACCGGGCGGAGTCTCACCGCGTTGTCGCGGCCGCAGTGGAGAACGCGACCGACGCGACGGTCGAGACGCGCAGCGACGTTGCGGGGGCGCTGGATATCGCACTCGACGCCGCGGAAGCAGGCGATGCGGTCCTCGTGGTTGGGTCGCTGTACGCTGTGCGGGAGGCCCGGACCAACTGGTCGCGCTCGCTGGTCCCCAAACAGGTCGACTCGCTGGCCGAGGCCCGCGAGACCATGGAGAGCGCCCACGTTACCGCGGCCGGGACCCAGCGGATGCGAGGCAAGGGCGTCCACCGCGTCCTGCGCACCCGCGTCCAGCCGCGACAGGCCCAGTATCTCAAGGAGGAACTGCTGTCGCTGGGCGGCGAATGTGCGATTTCCGGCCTGAGCGGTCAGGACGAGGAAGCCATCGATGTGGTCATGATGGCGACGATGGCGCAGTACAGACGCCTCGCGGAGAAGTTGGACGGCCAGTCCGACGGGCTCGCGTCGTTCGCCGACGAGCTACGGGCCGCGCTGTCTATCCAGCAGCCCGAGCGGGATACGTCGACAGTGTATCCCTGGGACGACAGCACGGCAGTCATGGGCATCTGCAATATCACGCCGGACTCCTTCCACGACGGCGGCGAGTACAACGCCGTCGAGGACGCTGTCGCCCGCGCCGAGCAAATGGTCGAGGCCGGCGCGGACATTCTCGACATCGGCGGGGAGTCGACCCGACCCGGTGCCGAACCGGTCCCGGTCGAGGAGGAAATTGACCGCGTCGTCCCGGTTATCGAGGCGCTTTCGGAGCTGGACGTCGCCATCTCCGTCGACACGCGGAAGGCCCCCGTCGCGCGGGCGGCACTCGACGCCGGGGCAGACATCCTGAACGACGTGTCCGGGCTGGAAGACCCCGAGATGCGACTCGTCGCCGCCGAGTACGACGTGCCGGTGGTCGTGATGCACTCCATCGAGACGCCGGTCGACCCGGATAGCGACATCCACTACGACGATGTGGTCGAGGACTGTATTGACCAGTTGACCGAGCGTGTCTTGCTCGCCGAAAAGGCCGGACTCGACCGCGACCAGATTATCGTCGACCCGGGCATCGGCTTCGGAAAGTCGGCCACAGAGAGCTTCGAACTACTCGACCGACTGCCAGAGTTCGAGGCGCTTGGCTGCCCTATTCTGGTCGGACACTCTCACAAGTCGCTGTTCAGGCTGGCCGGACAGGAAGCGGGCGACTGTCTGGAGGCGACCATCGCCGGGACGACGCTGGCGGCCGAACGAGGGGCCGATATCGTTCGTGTCCACGACGTCCCGGAGAACGTTGCTGCCGTTCGCGTCGCCGAGGCGGCCCGTGATCCACAGAAGTTCGAGGACTGA
- a CDS encoding transporter, whose protein sequence is MADNDDREEAVRDAVDVSRSGAPAGGSVIRDRFSADEIFQRIIVAADEEVTSGTRELFFSGLAGGFAITVTFLLYASLYGTTGGDPILSALLYPLGFIFIILGDYQLYTENTLPPVALVLERLSSLPSLLRIWGVVLLSNVFGGMLGALALATTNVLSADAAAAAAGFAEKAIETSQITLFSKAVFAGLIVAGVVWVDYSLRDSISRLMLIYISFLAIPFGNLYHVVVSATEMFYLVFIGELALSVGLWQFVLPVLIGNSVGGVVLVTVVNYFHTTERRLETARDEGSKRQLTIREWIWGGWSASGRSYVPATEEIPRSDPESRENER, encoded by the coding sequence ATGGCAGACAACGACGACAGGGAGGAGGCTGTCCGCGATGCCGTGGACGTCTCTCGAAGCGGTGCGCCGGCAGGTGGCAGCGTCATCCGTGACCGGTTCTCCGCCGACGAAATCTTCCAGCGTATCATCGTCGCGGCCGACGAGGAGGTGACGTCCGGAACCCGGGAGCTCTTTTTCAGCGGACTCGCCGGCGGCTTCGCTATCACAGTGACGTTCCTGCTGTACGCGTCGCTGTACGGCACGACCGGTGGCGACCCGATACTAAGTGCGCTGCTGTACCCACTCGGGTTCATATTTATTATTCTCGGGGATTACCAGCTGTACACCGAGAACACGCTCCCGCCGGTCGCGCTCGTCCTCGAGCGGCTATCGAGCCTCCCGTCGCTGCTTCGCATCTGGGGTGTCGTGTTGCTTTCAAACGTCTTCGGCGGCATGCTCGGCGCACTCGCACTGGCGACGACGAACGTTCTCTCCGCCGACGCGGCGGCGGCCGCCGCCGGCTTCGCGGAGAAGGCCATCGAGACATCCCAGATAACACTGTTCTCGAAGGCGGTGTTTGCCGGCCTCATCGTCGCTGGCGTCGTCTGGGTCGACTACTCGCTACGGGACAGCATCTCGCGGCTCATGTTGATCTACATCTCGTTCCTTGCGATCCCGTTTGGAAACCTCTACCACGTTGTCGTCTCTGCGACGGAGATGTTCTACCTGGTGTTCATCGGCGAACTGGCACTGTCCGTCGGTCTCTGGCAGTTCGTCCTGCCGGTACTCATCGGTAACTCCGTCGGTGGTGTCGTCCTCGTGACCGTCGTCAACTACTTCCACACGACCGAGCGACGACTCGAAACGGCGCGGGATGAAGGGTCCAAGCGCCAGCTCACTATCCGGGAGTGGATCTGGGGTGGGTGGTCCGCCTCTGGCCGCTCGTACGTGCCGGCAACTGAGGAGATCCCCCGAAGCGATCCGGAATCGCGAGAGAACGAGCGCTGA
- a CDS encoding phosphoribosylglycinamide formyltransferase: MKLAGMASNRGRNLMNIADRAPGGASFAVVLTNDADAPVLEAAAERGIPTEVVERDGDESRQSHEERVLDALSEYDFDLVTLDGYMRVLSETFLDETPTALNIHPSLLPNFTGANAHEQVLDAGVKVTGCTVHVLDESVDGGPIVTQEPIPVFEGDDEDSLKERVLYEGEFTAYPRVIEWFAEGRVSIDWDEGTVSVEGDDGGDFPARRVVSDDLAASLRYGENPHQDAALYTDTTVSEASVVHADQLNEGAKALSYNNYNDADGALNLIKEFEEPAAAVIKHTNPAGCATADSVADAYAKALSTDPMSAFGGIVALNRECDAATAEQIIDSFKEVVVAPGYTDAALDVLFEKENLRALDVNDNFEVTDTLTEKPLVGGRLVQERDTQHLSADDLEVVTEREPTDEQIESMLFAWHTLKHVKSNGILFADGTETVGIGMGQVSRVDAVRLAAMKADEHAEGKDADGAVMASDAFFPFPDGIEEAADAGIEAVIQPGGSKNDESVIEAADERDMAMVFTGQRSFRHD; this comes from the coding sequence ATGAAACTCGCCGGTATGGCCAGCAACCGCGGCCGGAATCTCATGAACATCGCGGACCGCGCCCCGGGTGGGGCGTCCTTCGCTGTCGTTCTGACGAACGACGCGGACGCGCCAGTACTGGAAGCAGCAGCCGAGCGCGGCATCCCAACCGAGGTCGTCGAGCGCGACGGTGACGAGTCGCGCCAGTCCCACGAAGAGCGCGTTCTCGACGCGCTCTCGGAGTACGACTTCGACCTCGTCACGCTGGACGGCTACATGCGCGTCCTCAGCGAGACGTTCCTGGACGAGACACCGACCGCGTTGAACATCCACCCGAGTCTCCTGCCGAACTTCACCGGAGCGAACGCACACGAACAGGTCCTCGACGCCGGTGTGAAGGTGACGGGCTGTACCGTCCACGTCCTCGACGAGAGCGTCGACGGCGGCCCCATCGTCACGCAGGAACCCATTCCCGTCTTCGAAGGTGACGACGAGGACAGCCTCAAAGAGCGCGTGCTCTACGAGGGTGAGTTCACCGCCTACCCCCGGGTCATCGAGTGGTTCGCGGAGGGCCGCGTCAGTATCGACTGGGACGAGGGCACGGTCTCAGTCGAGGGCGACGACGGCGGCGACTTCCCCGCCCGCCGCGTCGTCTCAGACGATCTCGCCGCGAGCCTGCGCTACGGGGAGAACCCACATCAGGACGCCGCGCTGTACACTGATACGACCGTCTCAGAAGCCAGCGTCGTCCACGCCGACCAGCTCAACGAGGGCGCGAAGGCGCTGTCGTACAACAACTACAACGACGCCGACGGCGCGTTGAATCTCATCAAGGAGTTCGAGGAGCCCGCCGCGGCGGTCATCAAGCACACCAACCCGGCCGGCTGTGCGACGGCTGACTCCGTGGCCGACGCCTACGCGAAGGCGCTGTCGACGGACCCAATGAGCGCTTTTGGAGGTATTGTCGCGCTGAACCGCGAATGCGATGCCGCCACCGCCGAGCAGATTATCGACTCTTTCAAGGAAGTCGTCGTCGCGCCCGGCTACACCGACGCCGCGCTAGACGTCCTCTTCGAGAAGGAGAATCTCCGGGCTCTTGACGTGAACGACAACTTCGAGGTTACGGACACGCTGACTGAGAAGCCCCTCGTCGGGGGTCGACTGGTCCAGGAGCGTGACACCCAGCACCTCTCGGCTGACGACCTCGAAGTCGTCACCGAGCGCGAGCCGACCGACGAGCAGATCGAGTCGATGCTGTTCGCCTGGCACACGCTCAAACACGTCAAATCGAACGGCATCCTCTTCGCCGACGGGACGGAGACGGTCGGCATCGGCATGGGGCAGGTCTCCCGTGTCGACGCCGTCCGGCTCGCCGCGATGAAAGCCGACGAACACGCCGAAGGGAAAGACGCGGACGGAGCGGTGATGGCCTCCGACGCCTTCTTCCCCTTCCCTGACGGTATCGAAGAGGCCGCCGACGCCGGTATCGAGGCGGTTATCCAGCCCGGCGGCTCGAAGAACGACGAGAGCGTCATCGAGGCCGCGGACGAACGCGACATGGCGATGGTGTTCACCGGTCAGCGGTCGTTCAGACACGACTGA
- a CDS encoding alcohol dehydrogenase encodes MQAVLLEEFQEPLTVQDVDRPEPEPDGAVAEVIGCGICRSDWHCWQGDWDWFGYRPDPPHVLGHEPTGRIVSVGENVENIEEGQEVAIPFNFACGSCDLCRNGRENICENHIGLGFMNQAPGAFAEEVHIPNADLNAVPLPDGIDAESAAGMGCRFMTSFHAMAHRAPVSAGDDVVIHGCGGIGLSAVHIANALGGNVIGVDLMDEKLERAEDLGAVATVNAQEVDDPAKEVRDITDGGADVSADALGIATTCQNAVNSLRKGGTHVQIGLTTSEEEGMVPLPTDEFVAKEIDFKGSLGLQPSRYSEMLDMVESSKLDPTALVEDTVDIHQVPDELAAMSDYNTVGIPVCNEFSN; translated from the coding sequence ATGCAGGCAGTACTACTAGAAGAGTTTCAGGAGCCGCTGACAGTACAGGACGTCGACCGCCCCGAGCCGGAGCCGGACGGCGCTGTCGCAGAGGTCATCGGCTGTGGTATCTGTCGGTCCGACTGGCACTGCTGGCAGGGGGACTGGGACTGGTTCGGCTACCGGCCTGACCCGCCACACGTCCTCGGTCACGAGCCGACAGGCCGAATCGTCTCTGTCGGCGAGAACGTCGAAAACATCGAGGAAGGACAGGAGGTCGCGATCCCGTTCAACTTCGCCTGCGGGAGCTGTGACCTCTGTCGGAACGGACGCGAAAACATCTGTGAGAACCACATCGGGCTCGGCTTCATGAACCAGGCGCCCGGCGCGTTCGCCGAGGAGGTCCACATTCCCAACGCCGACCTCAACGCCGTTCCGCTCCCGGACGGTATCGACGCCGAGTCGGCCGCCGGGATGGGCTGTCGGTTCATGACCTCGTTCCACGCGATGGCCCACCGAGCACCGGTCAGCGCCGGCGACGACGTTGTCATCCACGGCTGCGGCGGCATCGGCCTCTCGGCGGTCCACATCGCGAACGCCCTCGGCGGCAACGTCATCGGGGTAGATCTGATGGACGAGAAACTGGAGCGCGCGGAAGACCTCGGCGCTGTCGCCACTGTCAACGCACAGGAGGTCGATGACCCCGCGAAAGAGGTCAGAGATATCACTGACGGCGGGGCCGACGTATCCGCAGATGCCCTCGGTATTGCAACGACGTGTCAGAACGCGGTGAACTCGCTCCGGAAAGGCGGTACGCACGTCCAGATCGGACTCACTACCAGCGAGGAGGAGGGGATGGTGCCGCTCCCGACCGACGAGTTCGTCGCCAAAGAAATCGACTTTAAAGGGTCGCTCGGCCTCCAGCCGTCGCGGTACAGCGAAATGCTCGATATGGTCGAATCGAGCAAACTCGACCCGACCGCGCTGGTCGAGGACACGGTGGATATCCATCAGGTGCCCGACGAGCTGGCCGCGATGAGCGACTACAATACGGTCGGTATCCCGGTCTGCAACGAGTTCAGCAACTGA
- a CDS encoding adenylosuccinate lyase — protein MTDRGPLATVSPLDGRYARYTEPLVPYASERALMSARVEVEVEYLIALADLDATPLSIDDDQRATLRALYEEFDDEDAAVVKQLETEGYGEYAATNHDVKAIEYFIRLGMPEGLDADNWIHFGLTSEDVNNLAQRLLVKPAAEDVLVPELREIRDALVEMAHTYADVPMLARTHGQPATPTTFGKEMAVYASRLGRAITRVERAAEGLSGKLAGASGTYAAHVAAYPDVDWPAFAEDFVADLGLEHEPLTTQVNPCDDLAVLFDALRGANNVLLDLDLDVWLYVSDRYLGQEAVEGETGSSTMPHKVNPIDFENSEGNLSKANSDLVFLGDYVTNSRLQRDLSDSTVKRNIGAAFAHCLIGYSKCQNGLAKVVPNEQVMADDLAATPEIIGEAVQTILRREGYADAYEQVKKATRGREVTIEDFHDMFADLDVSDDVRAELEALTPTDYTGIAEQQADDS, from the coding sequence ATGACCGACAGAGGGCCACTGGCCACCGTCTCGCCGCTCGACGGCCGATACGCCCGCTACACCGAACCGCTCGTCCCGTACGCCAGCGAGCGGGCGCTAATGTCCGCCCGCGTGGAAGTCGAAGTCGAGTATCTCATCGCGCTCGCGGACCTCGACGCCACGCCGCTTTCCATCGACGACGACCAGCGCGCGACGCTCCGGGCGCTGTACGAGGAGTTCGACGACGAGGACGCCGCCGTCGTCAAGCAACTGGAGACGGAAGGGTACGGCGAGTACGCGGCGACCAACCACGACGTGAAGGCCATCGAGTACTTCATCCGGCTGGGCATGCCAGAGGGGCTGGACGCCGACAACTGGATTCACTTCGGGCTGACCAGCGAGGACGTGAACAACCTCGCCCAGCGGCTGCTCGTCAAGCCCGCCGCCGAGGACGTGCTCGTCCCGGAACTCCGCGAGATTCGGGACGCGCTCGTGGAGATGGCCCACACCTACGCCGACGTGCCGATGCTGGCCCGCACGCACGGCCAGCCCGCGACGCCGACGACGTTCGGCAAGGAGATGGCCGTCTACGCCTCCCGACTGGGGCGGGCTATCACCCGCGTCGAACGCGCTGCAGAGGGTCTTTCCGGGAAACTGGCTGGCGCGTCGGGGACCTACGCGGCCCACGTCGCCGCCTACCCCGACGTGGACTGGCCGGCGTTCGCCGAGGACTTCGTCGCCGACCTCGGCCTGGAACACGAGCCGCTGACGACGCAGGTCAACCCCTGTGACGACCTCGCGGTCCTGTTCGACGCCCTCCGTGGCGCGAACAACGTCCTGCTGGACCTCGACCTCGACGTGTGGCTGTACGTCTCGGACCGCTACCTCGGGCAGGAGGCCGTCGAGGGCGAAACGGGGTCCTCGACGATGCCCCACAAGGTCAATCCCATCGACTTCGAGAACAGCGAGGGGAATCTCTCGAAGGCGAACTCCGATCTCGTGTTCCTCGGGGACTACGTCACGAACTCCCGGCTCCAGCGGGACCTCTCGGACTCGACGGTCAAGCGCAACATCGGGGCCGCCTTCGCCCACTGTCTCATCGGCTACAGTAAGTGCCAGAACGGGCTGGCGAAGGTCGTCCCCAACGAGCAGGTGATGGCCGACGACCTCGCGGCCACGCCGGAAATCATCGGCGAGGCTGTCCAGACGATCCTCCGGCGCGAGGGGTACGCCGACGCCTACGAGCAGGTCAAAAAGGCAACACGGGGCCGGGAGGTTACCATCGAGGACTTCCACGACATGTTCGCAGACCTCGACGTGAGCGACGACGTGCGGGCGGAACTGGAAGCGCTGACGCCGACCGACTACACTGGCATCGCGGAGCAGCAGGCCGACGACAGCTGA
- a CDS encoding MFS transporter: MVLGTDTRVLTLAFARMADALGNSFLIIVLPLYIASGQVSLAGIAGQQIFGFTLQTETLIGLVLSLFGLLNSFGQPVTGRLSDRTGKRRVFVLTGLVLFAIGSAAYPFLSSYWTVLAARAFQGLGAAFTIPATVALVNDYAASDAERGGNFGVFNTFRLIGFGFGPIIAGVVITGGLAANDVVTYRIAGTAVSGFTAAFAIAVLGAVVSFALVWALIRDPPFEADAGKDLSIAVFDREGEGLDSVFVLGVGTFMMASTIALFATLEGPIRMRLDESTLFFSVQFAAVVIANVVFQVPIGRASDRFGRRPFIVAGFVILVPSVFAQGVVTGPWSMLLARFVQGIAVALVFAPSLALAGDLAGARGSGTTLSVLTMAFGLGVAIGPLASGLLYNVGSFSTPFTAGAALAFVGLVLTYTQVDETLDLGPESDQPAPQD; this comes from the coding sequence ATGGTTCTCGGCACTGACACGCGGGTCCTGACGCTGGCGTTCGCCCGGATGGCAGACGCGCTCGGCAACTCGTTTCTCATCATCGTCCTCCCCCTGTACATCGCCAGTGGTCAAGTGTCTCTCGCCGGCATTGCCGGCCAGCAGATATTCGGATTCACGCTCCAGACAGAGACGCTCATCGGGCTGGTGTTGTCTCTGTTTGGCCTGCTGAATAGCTTCGGCCAGCCCGTCACCGGGCGGCTCTCGGACCGGACCGGCAAGCGCCGGGTGTTCGTCCTCACCGGACTGGTGCTGTTCGCCATCGGTAGCGCGGCCTACCCGTTCCTCTCCTCGTACTGGACGGTGCTTGCCGCGCGGGCGTTCCAGGGCCTCGGTGCAGCCTTTACGATTCCGGCGACGGTCGCACTGGTCAACGACTACGCGGCGAGTGACGCCGAGCGCGGCGGGAACTTCGGCGTGTTCAACACTTTTCGGCTCATCGGCTTTGGCTTCGGACCGATTATCGCCGGTGTCGTCATCACCGGCGGACTCGCGGCGAACGACGTGGTGACCTACCGAATCGCCGGCACTGCGGTATCTGGCTTCACCGCCGCCTTCGCTATCGCCGTACTGGGCGCCGTTGTGAGCTTTGCCCTCGTCTGGGCGCTGATTCGGGACCCGCCGTTCGAGGCCGACGCGGGCAAGGACCTCTCGATAGCCGTCTTCGACCGGGAAGGCGAGGGGCTGGATTCGGTGTTCGTCCTCGGCGTTGGGACTTTCATGATGGCGTCCACTATCGCGCTGTTTGCCACCCTCGAAGGCCCGATTCGGATGCGACTGGACGAGTCGACGCTGTTCTTCAGCGTCCAGTTTGCTGCCGTCGTCATCGCGAACGTCGTCTTTCAGGTCCCCATCGGCCGAGCGAGCGACCGGTTCGGTCGGCGACCGTTCATCGTCGCCGGGTTCGTCATCCTTGTTCCGTCGGTGTTTGCACAGGGTGTCGTGACAGGACCGTGGAGCATGCTCCTGGCGCGGTTCGTTCAGGGCATCGCCGTCGCGCTCGTGTTCGCTCCGTCCCTTGCCCTTGCCGGTGATCTGGCCGGCGCACGCGGGTCCGGAACGACGCTGTCGGTCCTGACGATGGCGTTCGGCCTCGGCGTCGCTATCGGGCCGCTGGCGTCGGGCCTGCTGTACAACGTCGGCTCGTTCAGCACGCCCTTCACCGCCGGGGCCGCGCTCGCGTTCGTTGGACTCGTCCTGACGTACACACAGGTCGATGAGACGCTAGACCTTGGGCCGGAGTCAGACCAGCCGGCACCGCAGGACTGA
- a CDS encoding phosphoribosyltransferase, producing the protein MFTDRSDAAQQLVAALRRRDAVADIVVTLAPDGVPVGTVVADETGLPMDVIVIQRIQAPNHPELTIGAVAPGGFSWINSPMMRFLDVNWEYIQEAKIHASDTVESRAVDYGETWGPLDVAGKRVLLVDDGIPTGAAMRVAIQRLRKAGANEVIAAAPVAPPDVLEEVQRWTDDVIVPLKPTAFQATSDYYEEFDSVTDEDATTALPDLVQRRSA; encoded by the coding sequence ATGTTCACAGACCGCTCGGATGCGGCGCAACAGCTCGTGGCTGCGCTGCGCCGGCGGGATGCCGTCGCCGATATCGTCGTCACGCTCGCACCGGACGGTGTCCCTGTCGGCACCGTGGTCGCTGACGAAACTGGGCTCCCGATGGACGTCATTGTAATACAGCGCATACAGGCCCCAAACCATCCAGAACTGACTATCGGGGCCGTTGCGCCGGGTGGCTTCTCGTGGATCAACAGCCCGATGATGCGGTTTCTGGACGTGAACTGGGAGTACATTCAGGAGGCGAAGATTCACGCGAGCGACACTGTCGAGTCACGAGCGGTCGACTACGGCGAGACGTGGGGGCCGCTTGACGTGGCCGGCAAACGGGTGTTGTTGGTCGATGACGGGATTCCGACGGGTGCGGCGATGCGCGTCGCAATCCAACGTCTCCGGAAAGCAGGTGCGAACGAGGTTATCGCCGCTGCCCCTGTCGCGCCGCCGGACGTGCTTGAGGAGGTCCAGCGGTGGACGGACGACGTCATCGTCCCGCTGAAACCGACAGCGTTTCAGGCTACTTCAGACTACTACGAAGAGTTCGATAGCGTGACAGACGAAGACGCGACGACAGCGCTCCCTGACCTCGTCCAGCGACGGTCGGCGTAG
- a CDS encoding succinyl-diaminopimelate desuccinylase (dapE-encoded N-succinyl-L,L-diaminopimelic acid desuccinylase (DapE), catalyzes the hydrolysis of N-succinyl-L,Ldiaminopimelate L,L-SDAP to L,L-diaminopimelate and succinate. It is a metalloprotease containing dinuclear active sites. Its structure is similar to the carboxypeptidase G2 from Pseudomonas sp. strain RS-16 and the aminopeptidase from Aeromonas proteolytica.), whose amino-acid sequence MSFDIPSFHRRAVETPSHERVDEMRSLLVDTLEDAGEYPEIDDLGNVIASRGDPDGTHILLNTHIDTVPPHLPYERRTEPPGPGEAVDGTGGDGDGDIVCGRGACDAKGPLTALLDGFLTVTPDDGRVTLAVSTDEETTQTGGAHLAETVDADGYIVGEPTGLDVCTAARGQFEGTVTIHGESAHAADPGSGQNAIRAAAPVLQAMEAYDEKKGPGEHETLGHPILTASMIEGGEATNQVPAECTITFDRRSVPPETSETFCGDLQAHLEQWLPESMGLTVDLIRPDTPFPEAFATDTDAELVRTLQDASGGAVRQFGAATEASYFAEHGPTVVFGPGDLGDELGAVAHSKREYVRLSDVRTAARAVRETVERLV is encoded by the coding sequence ATGTCGTTCGACATCCCCTCGTTCCACCGGCGGGCCGTCGAAACGCCCTCCCACGAGCGCGTCGACGAGATGCGCTCGCTGCTGGTCGACACGCTGGAAGACGCCGGCGAGTACCCGGAGATAGACGACCTCGGCAACGTCATCGCCTCGCGAGGCGATCCCGACGGGACCCACATCCTCCTCAACACGCACATCGACACCGTGCCGCCGCATCTGCCCTACGAGCGGCGGACGGAGCCGCCGGGGCCGGGCGAAGCCGTCGACGGCACCGGCGGCGACGGTGACGGCGACATCGTCTGTGGCCGCGGGGCCTGTGACGCGAAAGGGCCACTCACGGCCCTGTTGGACGGGTTTCTCACCGTCACGCCCGACGACGGCCGGGTCACGCTGGCGGTTTCGACAGACGAGGAGACCACCCAGACCGGCGGGGCACACCTCGCCGAGACCGTCGACGCCGACGGCTACATCGTCGGCGAGCCGACCGGGCTCGACGTGTGTACGGCCGCCCGCGGGCAGTTCGAGGGGACCGTCACTATCCACGGTGAGAGCGCCCACGCCGCCGACCCCGGCAGCGGGCAGAACGCGATTCGGGCCGCCGCGCCGGTTCTGCAGGCGATGGAGGCATACGATGAAAAGAAAGGGCCAGGTGAACACGAGACGCTCGGCCACCCCATCCTCACGGCGTCGATGATAGAGGGCGGCGAGGCGACCAATCAGGTCCCGGCCGAATGTACCATCACATTCGACCGGCGCAGCGTCCCGCCGGAGACGAGCGAGACCTTCTGTGGCGACCTGCAGGCCCACCTCGAACAGTGGCTTCCGGAGTCCATGGGCCTCACCGTGGACCTCATCCGCCCGGACACGCCGTTCCCCGAGGCGTTTGCGACCGACACCGATGCGGAACTGGTCCGCACACTACAGGACGCCAGCGGCGGCGCAGTTCGGCAGTTCGGGGCCGCGACGGAGGCCTCGTACTTCGCCGAACACGGCCCGACCGTGGTGTTCGGCCCCGGCGACCTGGGCGACGAACTGGGTGCTGTCGCTCACTCGAAACGCGAGTACGTCCGCCTCTCCGATGTGCGAACTGCCGCACGAGCCGTGCGGGAGACGGTCGAACGACTTGTCTGA